A genome region from Populus alba chromosome 3, ASM523922v2, whole genome shotgun sequence includes the following:
- the LOC118035121 gene encoding probable WRKY transcription factor 41: MESGWCWEQQTLIAELVQGMELAKQLRAHLNATSSVESRDELLQRILASYERALLILNWGGSMGQPQSVGVSAGVPESPISINGSSRSDEFDGGVKDNQGYNEASKKRKTTPRWTDHVRVSPENGLEGPHDDGYSWRKYGQKDILGAKYPRSYYRCTYRNTQNCWATKQVQRSDEDPTIFEITYRGTHTCAHGNQSIPSPEKQEKKQKNTNNNYQQQQSQQALYNFQNSLKVITEDLDNKEMVSPFSFPSAYGCSKNVSSYSPSFISPATPEPTHYSVSPFQMNNFVGAHNLQHLESDFTEIISTNTSATNSPIVDLDFSLDQVELDPNFPFDTPGFFS, encoded by the exons ATGGAGAGTGGTTGGTGCTGGGAGCAACAGACTTTGATTGCTGAGCTAGTCCAGGGTATGGAACTAGCAAAACAGTTAAGAGCTCATTTGAATGCAACATCGTCAGTTGAAAGTAGGGACGAGTTATTACAGAGGATACTAGCTTCTTATGAGAGGGCTCTCTTGATTCTCAACTGGGGTGGGTCAATGGGACAGCCACAAAGTGTTGGAGTCTCCGCTGGTGTTCCAGAGTCCCCCATATCCATTAATGGAAGCTCACGAAGTGACGAGTTCGATGGGGGTGTTAAGGATAATCAGGGTTATAATGAGGCCTCAAAGAAGAG AAAGACCACTCCCAGATGGACAGATCATGTTAGAGTCAGTCCTGAGAATGGACTTGAGGGTCCTCATGATGATGGCTATAGCTGGAGAAAATATGGGCAGAAAGATATTTTAGGAGCAAAATATCCCAG AAGCTATTACAGGTGCACCTACAGAAATACTCAGAACTGCTGGGCTACAAAGCAAGTGCAGAGATCAGACGAAGATCCCACCATATTTGAGATCACATACCGAGGAACGCACACCTGTGCTCATGGAAACCAATCGATTCCATCaccagaaaaacaagaaaagaaacaaaagaatacCAATAACAACTATCAACAACAGCAGTCACAGCAAGCCCTCTATAACTTCCAAAATAGCCTAAAGGTTATTACTGAGGACTTGGACAATAAAGAGATGGTATCTCCCTTCTCTTTTCCCTCTGCATACGGATGCTCAAAGAATGTGAGCAGTTATTCTCCGTCGTTTATATCTCCAGCTACACCTGAACCAACTCACTACTCAGTTTCACCATTCCAGATGAACAATTTTGTAGGAGCACATAATTTGCAGCATCTGGAATCGGATTTCACTGAGATAATCTCAACCAACACGTCGGCGACCAATTCTCCAATTGTGGACTTGGATTTCTCACTTGATCAAGTGGAGTTAGACCCCAACTTTCCGTTCGACACACCTGGATTTTTCTCATAA
- the LOC118035166 gene encoding subtilisin-like protease SBT2.5 codes for MGSKERERYFVFMDYDPEYERIRNDRTKRGAYELDMYLSRKHDELLANTLEHGSYKKTISLIIVDGFAVEITEDQANALRSTNGVRVVEKNQEFPN; via the exons ATGGGGAGTAAAGAAAGGGAgagatattttgttttcatggacTATGATCCTGAATATGAGCGCATTCGAAATGATCG GACAAAGAGAGGAGCATATGAGCTCGACATGTATCTGAGCAGGAAGCATGATGAGTTATTGGCAAACACCCTCGAGCATGGCAGCTACAAGAAGACAATATCTTTGATCATTGTTGATGGTTTTGCAGTAGAAATCACTGAAGACCAG GCAAATGCGCTTAGATCTACTAATGGGGTGAGAGTTGTGGAGAAGAATCAAGAATTTCCTAATTGA
- the LOC118035255 gene encoding protein SEH1, whose amino-acid sequence MEKSVATLDKGTTCTSWNYCGQRLATGTFNGFLSIFDSPDPASSSFTATSNIRIHEGGIVKIVWIPPEYGDAVACICGDGSLSLWEEIAEDGLPLEWKLCEIFHCKGSKVLDAQFGVIRTSLKMVVAFSDGHVKVYELLNPFELKNWQLQAEIQNVTDSVSTFGKASCFSASISWNPQQNESQEPSFVLGFNSDTPQLNSSKVWVFDQAHHRWLPVAELALSLDKSDQVFAVAWAPNIGRAYELIAVATRKGITIWHVSLNPDLDGRLSVEKAALLSGYEGEVWQMEWDMSGMTLATSGTDGMVRLWQSNFNGVWLEQAAFQPAS is encoded by the exons ATGGAGAAATCAGTGGCAACACTAGATAAAGGCACTACATGCACTTCATGGAATTACTGTGGCCAAAGACTAGCAACTGGTACTTTTAATGGGTTTCTCTCAATCTTCGACTCACCTGACCCTGCTTCCTCGTCCTTCACCGCCACCTCCAACATTAGG ATACATGAAGGTGGGATTGTCAAAATTGTCTGGATCCCACCAGAGTACGGGGATGCAGTGGCCTGTATTTGTGGAGATGGGAGTCTGTCTTTGTGGGAGGAGATTGCTGAAG ATGGACTACCTCTTGAATGGAAGCTTTGTGAGATTTTTCATTGCAAGGGAAGTAAAGTGTTAGATGCTCAATTCGGAGTCATCCGGACAAGTTTGAAAATG GTTGTGGCATTTTCAGATGGCCATGTGAAAGTCTATGAGCTTTTGAATCCTTTTGAGTTGAAGAATTGGCAGCTTCAG GCTGAAATTCAGAATGTGACTGATTCAGTTTCAACATTTGGGAAGGCTTCATGCTTTTCTGCGTCTATTTCTTGGAATCCACAACAGAATGAAAGCCAGGAACCAAGCTTTGTTCTGGGTTTCAACTCAGATACACCTCAACTGAACAGTTCTAAG GTGTGGGTGTTTGATCAGGCCCATCATCGATGGCTTCCAGTTGCCGAGTTAGCATTGTCCTTGGACAAAAGTGATCAGGTTTTTGCAGTTGCATGGGCACCAAACATTGGCCG GGCATACGAGTTAATAGCTGTTGCTACTCGCAAAGGTATTACAATATGGCATGTTAGTTTGAACCCTGACCTGGATGGAAGGCTTTCAGTAGAAAAAGCTGCATTGCTTTCTGGATACGAGGGCGAG GTGTGGCAGATGGAATGGGACATGAGTGGAATGACCTTAGCAACCTCAGGAACTGATGGGATGGTAAGATTGTGGCAATCCAACTTCAATGGCGTTTGGCTTGAACAGGCTGCATTTCAACCCGCATCTTAG
- the LOC118035246 gene encoding NADPH HC-toxin reductase 1, with amino-acid sequence MATKVCVTGGSGYIGSWLVRKLLMKGYTVHATLRNLEDRSKVGLLNSLPNADTKLVLFQADIYSPHEFDDAIQGCEFVFHVATPLQQDPKSSQYKDRVEATIAGARSIADCCIKSQTVKRLIYTATVLAASPLNEDGSGYKSCMDESCWTPSDLSLIYASDYVLEYTNAKTLAEKEVLSYNEIEDAKLEVVTLLCGLVGGETILSHVPASVQVIISPFTGNISGYYQGLKFIEEVLGSVPLVGVDDVCEAHIFCMETPSMKGRFLCSAADPTVTEIKAYLEENHPEFKIDEKFREEPEIRGIKCDSSKLMKMGFKYEYDMRKIIDESLECGKRLAALQLIDKMDSNTS; translated from the exons ATGGCCACAAAGGTCTGTGTTACAGGAGGCTCTGGGTATATTGGTTCCTGGCTCGTCAGGAAGCTATTGATGAAAGGCTACACTGTCCATGCAACATTAAGAAACTTGg AGGACAGATCCAAAGTAGGCCTCCTCAATTCCCTTCCAAACGCAGATACCAAATTAGTCCTGTTCCAAGCTGATATATACAGTCCCCATGAGTTTGACGATGCAATTCAAGGGTGTGAATTTGTTTTCCATGTTGCCACTCCACTGCAACAAGACCCTAAAAGTTCTCAG TACAAGGATAGAGTGGAAGCAACAATTGCTGGAGCGAGGAGCATAGCTGACTGTTGCATCAAATCACAAACTGTGAAGCGTCTCATCTACACTGCAACCGTGTTGGCAGCATCACCGTTGAATGAAGATGGAAGTGGCTATAAATCTTGCATGGATGAATCCTGCTGGACTCCTTCTGATCTCTCACTCATTTATGCCAGTGATTATGTACTG GAATATACGAATGCAAAAACATTAGCTGAGAAAGAGGTTTTGAGTTATAATGAAATTGAGGATGCCAAGCTTGAAGTGGTGACTCTTCTCTGTGGTCTAGTGGGAGGAGAGACTATTCTTTCCCATGTGCCTGCGAGTGTTCAAGTGATTATTTCACCATTTACTGGCAACATATCTGGTTACTATCAAGGTTTGAAGTTTATCGAAGAAGTTTTGGGATCAGTTCCTCTTGTTGGCGTTGACGATGTTTGTGAGGCACACATATTTTGCATGGAAACCCCATCAATGAAAGGTAGATTCCTCTGTTCAGCTGCTGATCCAACTGTTACAGAAATTAAAGCTTACCTTGAAGAAAATCATCCAGAATTCAAGATAGATGAAAA gttCAGGGAAGAACCAGAGATCAGAGGAATCAAATGTGATTCATCAAAGTTGATGAAGATGGGCTTTAAGTATGAATATGACATGAGGAAGATCATAGATGAAAGCTTGGAATGTGGAAAGAGGCTGGCAGCCCTCCAGTTAATTGATAAAATGGACTCaaatacatcatga
- the LOC118035132 gene encoding uncharacterized protein: MMISFSQPVCRVPSSLIPVSYVGSSYFLKNLPKDPCRVGKDFYFTEKTRLGGCKRKRRVVCGAGLMFPVDPWAPNIDSQSIASQLFAFSLFPYIGFLYFITKSKTAPKLTLFGFYFLLAFVGATIPAGIYAKVHYGTSLSNVDWLHGGAESLLTLTNLFIVLGLRQAIRNENAPEKSSSDPVSEIEEEKKPSV, from the exons ATGATGATCAGTTTTTCGCAACCTGTTTGCAGAGTACCGAGTTCACTAATCCCTGTTTCCTATGTGGGTTCttcttatttcttgaaaaatcttCCAAAAGACCCATGTAGAGTAGGCAAAGATTTCTACTTCACAGAAAAAACAAGACTTGGTGGTTGCAAGAGGAAAAGGAGGGTAGTTTGTGGTGCTGGTTTGATGTTTCCAGTTGATCCATGGGCACCTAACATTGACTCACAGAGCATTGCCTCACAGCTGTTTGCATTCTCTCTGTTTCCCTACATTGGTTTCTTGTACTTCATTACCAAATCCAAGACTGCTCCTAAGCTCACTCTCTTTGGTTTCTATTTCTTGCTTGCCTTTGTTGGGGCCACCA TCCCAGCAGGAATTTATG CAAAGGTGCATTATGGTACTTCCTTGTCTAATGTGGATTGGTTGCATGGAGGAGCTGAGTCACTTCTCACCCTAACCAACTTATTCATTGTCTTGGGGCTAAGACAAGCTATTAGGAATGAAAATGCCCCCGAAAAAAGTTCATCAGATCCTGTTTCAGAAATCGAAGAGGAAAAGAAACCTTCTGTCTAG